The DNA segment TTGAATTAAAACTTTATATGTTATGGGCTGGACTTATTTAGTAACAGGCTTAATACtagtattttgttatttttgttagaTGTCAATCTGCTGGGATGTTGCAGAGGAGAAAATGAATTCTGTTATATAGAGGAATGAAATGTGAGAAGGGACTGGAGTATTCTTCTCATCACAAATTCTGTTAATTTTCTCTTTCTTCTCTCACTCTTATCTTCTTATTTTCTAATTCTTCTACCTCTGAAATTACCCTGTATCATTTTGTCAATTTAAAGTTTGATTTGGTGTTTGTTGTGAAAGaactgaaaaataaaagaaaaaaaggcatTGTTTAATTTTATGAAGGAAgacataaaaaatagaataagaaagaaaagaagataaaacttgaatttgaaatatttgtaattcttttaatatttttacatatattattatttttaatttattaaatttctaaatgtTGACATGATAATTTTGATTCttgtataattttaaataaaatccagatcaaattaataaaaaatataaatgttgatgactaaatttattattatacacgTAAAATTTTGACAGTCGCTTAAAGATATTGATGactaatttataactttttcTAGTTGattgaccaaaacaaaaattatacataattGGGGGAGTATTGATGCAATTTATCATTTTATGTAAAGCCCAAGTAAAGACTATAATAAtacttaatattaatattatataaatattaaatattactaGGCCGTTGCTGATGCTAACCGAACTAAATGTTAGTCAATAACTTGATATGTAATTAAAGTAGCATTCTCAATTTGAAAGGAAACTAAAAGGACAAATTTTTAGTTAGcaggtttattttttatttcaaatgctaaaatttatttttattatcgaatttatttatttttaatcatgtaatattaaaaagttatatataagttttttttttcatctaaGCAATCTGGAATGCAATCCAAAATTTCGAATAATATTTTCAGTTTGTTAAGAGCCCCCCGCGGTCTTGATCTTAGCAGAGAAACGAGTTCGTTACCATTTCATTATTGCTAGCCAAATCGTACCGGCGCCTTCTCATAATCTTATTTGCCGGTGCATGGACGCTCCGTGGATCCATCTCTAGTGCACGATTTCATTCATAACTAATGGCTTCGTGGTTCAAAGTCGCCGAAGGTGTGACTCTTCTCCTCCAATTTGTTCCAATCTACATTTCatttgttgttttaatttttcatttttaaaactttaattgaaTTTGAACGTCTGATCTAAAACTTTGAATCATTAAATCATAATGTCGTGGGATTAAACGTGAGTTTTTAATGGATTAGGTTGCTTAGTATAATGTTATTTGTTAACTTTTGAAATTACTTTGTATCTCCTGGTGATTAGCTGGGTATAAACTAAGAGCAAGAAGATTGTAGTTATTTTGTTATGAGATCCACATCTGATTTCGTGTTTGGCAATTAACATAGTTTGAAGTAAATAGTGAAAAAGCGGTTAAGCTTACTCTAGTAATGTTGTTAAGACTGGCATGTTTATCTGTTCGAGGAAATTTAGAATTACTATTTGCAAGGGATTTGCTTTTATTAGATTTTGGATTGTCTAAAGGATTCTAGTTTTTCTTTATTATTGGCTACTCTTGGTAATGCCAATGCCAGGGATCTATTAAGGGTAAGCTTGAGTTCAATGGCTATTATTTGGTTAGCTTAAGCAAACATGTATTAGCAAAAGCTTTGCTGGATGAAATTGACATTGTGGTAGGAGTATTAAAATTATTATCGTTTTCTGCTTCTTTTTTGGTTGTTTCTTGTTATGACTATGAGTAAAAAACATGTGGTTTGTTTTCCATTTTATCGTGGCCATTACACAGAGTTGAGAAAATTAGATAAGAAATTTTGATCTGTTGTATAGAATAAGTCAACCTGTATCTGAGAGCTTCAGATATTGTGAATGTTTGGGTTCTATATTAGGGGTAGGTTTTGTAGCTCTtgatatagttttaaatttttttatagggAATGTTATTTTGGATCCATGTTagagtttttgaaattttcactGTCACTTGGAAGTCTGAATATTCTCTGCTCcatagaaaaataatatttcaaacaaaaactATTGTGTTTTGTTTGCCATTTTATCGTGGCCATTACACAGAGTTGAGAAAATTAGATAAGAAATTTTGATCTGTTGTATAGAATAAGTTGACCTGTATCTGAGAGCTTCAGATATTGTGAATGTTTGGGTTCTATATTAGGGGTAGGTTTTGTAGCTCTtgatatagttttaaatttttttctagggGATGTTATTTTGGATCCATGTTagagtttttgaaattttcactGTCACTTGGAAGTCTGAATATTCTCTGCTCcatagaaaaataatatttcaaacaaaaactATTGTGTTTTGTTTGAATCTTGAGGCCTGATCTAGAGAGCTGATATTAAAAAATAGCTGCATTGGTTGATTGGCAGTGGGTTACTCAATCCTTTTCATCTATTTGTTGCTGCATATTGGTTTTTCATAGATTGCTGTAATGTTTTTTcatcctttcttttatttaaatattctGGATAAACGTGCCTATATAATGGTATGCAAAGGTTAAAATTCATATGATCTCAACCTTTAGCAGTTTTGGAGAGTCTGTAAGTATCAAGTTCTTCTTCACCTTATTGTTTGATATCTTAATTGTTAATCTAGGCAATGCTGGCCACCCATCAGTGAAAATAGCAATCAGATTTCCTTTTTATTGATTCATGACAATTGAAGGTAACTTACTATTTTGGACCAGATTTATTTGAAGTTGTAGATCGAAGAGCAAAGCTGGTTGCTAGTGAACTGTCAGAAGAGCAATCAGATTCTCAGCCACAAGGTTAGGGTTCCAAATCAAGGGGTTATTTGCATGCATAAATCAATGTGAAAAATGTGGTTTGGTGTCTTTGCACTAGCAATTTCTTATTCATGGTTATATCAACAGTGTGTTTGTCCAATAGAGAGACTAAAGTTTAAAAAGTCTGTTTGTCTATTAATACAAATGTCCATCTTCTATGGGGATCATTTGCTTAGAAAATCAACATATAGATATTCCTTTTAATATCATCCTAAGATTGATTTACAACCAAGGTGGAAATTAAACTATAATATCAGCTTGAACTCTGAGTAGAAAAGTAAAATCTTAACTTCATTTAAATTCTGTTTgagttttattataataactaatAATTCTGCCTTCTTGTTTTCTGAATCACAATATCTGTTTTCTGTCTCTCTCTGGCTCCTCTCATTCTTCTGTTTCTCAGACGCACATGCACACGCACACACACATATCTTCCCCCTTTTAATTGCAATGCTTCTAATGTGCAAGGTTCTTCAGCAGAAAAGACAAAGACAAGGAAAAAGGTATTAGAAACATACAAGCTTAAATTAGTTCTAAGTGTACTCATTTAAAGCAAATatgttcataaaaaaattttaattggttGTTTTTCTTCTTTGCAGGCTCAGAAAAAACTTCCCACAACTAAATCTCCCAAAACTAGTGATGCTGTACGTGAAGAAACAAGTTCAGAAGTATTACAATCAGAGGTAACACTATATAAAGATAAGGGTACTCTTTCTTCTAAAAATGAGGGAAACCCTAGTGCTACATCTATGGTCCAAATAAGTAGCGAGTTGTATAGCAACAGTGAGAAAGATAATCCTGGATTTCCTTCACCTGAGCCATTGGATACCAATGTGGTTAAACATGATACTGATCAGGAAGAAGTCTCTGCAACTGTTAGCAACACAGAAGCTTCCTTGTCAACTTCAAATGGCAAGCTTCTCAATGAGCATGCCTCTAATGTTCTTGTGGAGCACCGTTCTTCACCATTAGCTGCCAAAGATATTCAGGTTGCTAGTGAAGATCATTTAGCTGATGGTTGCCAAAATATTGAATCCCAAAATGCAGATGTTATTTCAAAGACTGACCAAGAGAGGTCACAACCTTTATTTGCTGATTCTCCTGTTAACATTGAAGCTCAATTAAAAGAAGATGATATTAAAGTTGGAACTCCTGTGAATCAGAAGAAGCCACGAGAACAAAATGCTAACACTCCTCCAGTTCAGGACCACCTTGAGGAGGTGACAAATATATTCGATCTGAAATTGTAGCTCATGTCCTCAAATCTTCTCATGCCTCCAATTTAAAAGCTTTATTCACTATTTCTTTAGTTTTTGTTCAGGCTCAAGGATTGCTTAAAACCACCAATTCCACAGGTCAATCGAAAGAGGCAAGACTGGCTCGGGTAAGCTCTCTGAATTTATTGgtttttctttctcagagatattGGGACTAAGTTTTATTATTTGCTACTTTAGAAAAGATGAGTTCAGAATCTGTACTTAAGGGATGTGGCAGTAGGATGATAAATGACATAGTGTCTCCTAAGTAATCGCTCACAGATTAGACATTTTGCTGTTTCTACTCTCtcgcatttttttttctttcttcaatttggAATTTCTAACAAATTTTGTACACTGTTTCACAGGTTTGTGCTGGACTTTCATCTCGTCTTCAAGAATACAAATCTGAGAATGCACAGCTTGAGGAGCTTCTAATTGCTGAGGTACATCAATCTATCTTTTTTCTCCTTTTAGATATATTTTCAAGGTTTAGTCACACTTGTTCTGGATGCAATTTAAGGAGTATTGTTTTAATACTAAATTGCTCCGCTTACAGAGAGAGCTGAGTAAATCTTATGAGGCTCACATAAAACAACTAcagaaagatttatttttatgtaagAGTGAAGTAACAAAGGTAGAGGCAAATATGGTTGAGGCTTTGGCAGCAAAGAACTCTGAGATTGAGGTGCTTGTCAACTCTATGGATGCGCTTAAGAAACAAGCTGCTTTATCTGAAGGGAATCTGGCATCACTTCAGGTTTAACTCTAACCCCCTAGTTTTCCGAGCACTATCTTACATAAAATGTGGTCTTTGTTTAGTGGCTCATAGAATTGTGGCAATTTTCAAGTTGcatgaaatgaaatatatttagGGTCTTGGAATTCTTTGATTCAGTGGGTGGATTTATATGGTTTAGCTTAAAAGCCATACTTTTTATCACCCTGGCTTCTGTATATCTAACTATTAATAGCTTTAGAAGCTAAATAGAAAGATATTGATCCTACCAAATACTTATGTTAGCCATGCTTTTCTTCTGATAAAGAACCAAAGGATCAGCCCATTCATGAATTCCTGTTAGCCTTTAAGCAAATTGTAAAATGCATGTCTGCTTCTGTATTTCTCTCCTGCTTGCTAATTGCTCCTTTACTTGGCCTCAACGTTAGACATTGTCTCTCTGTCAACTACCAGTCAGTATGTGCTCTCGACTTGTGCCATTTGATCATAAGAAGTTTGTTAATACTTTTTATCGTACACCATCAGGCAAGCATGGAGTCTGTTATGAGAAACAGGGAATTGACAGAGACAAGGATGCTGCAGGTAAACTAATTAGTTCTTTCTTGCTTGCACGTGCATGTGTATTCACACACAAAAAATGCATATAAGCAATTATATCATTATGATCTTGTTGATCTATTTGTTTACTTCTCTGTTAGGCCCTACGTGAGGAGCTGGCTTCTGCAGAAAGGAGAGCAGAAGAAGAACGTGCAGCACATAATGCTACTAAAATGGTCCATATTTGGAACATCAATTTATATACATTTTGTTGTTATCTTGCACTCAAATAATCTCTAATTTTTGGAACAGGCTGCAATGGAAAGGGAAGTGGAGTTGGAACATCAAGCGGTTGAGGCATCCACGGCTCTAGCTAGGATCCAGGTAatgtaaggattctttgtttctGATTCATGGCAAATCATCACCTAATTTGCATGCGTAATATTATCGTTTTGCTTGATAATTGGGTAACC comes from the Gossypium hirsutum isolate 1008001.06 chromosome A06, Gossypium_hirsutum_v2.1, whole genome shotgun sequence genome and includes:
- the LOC107962729 gene encoding golgin candidate 1 isoform X1; this translates as MASWFKVAEDLFEVVDRRAKLVASELSEEQSDSQPQGSSAEKTKTRKKAQKKLPTTKSPKTSDAVREETSSEVLQSEVTLYKDKGTLSSKNEGNPSATSMVQISSELYSNSEKDNPGFPSPEPLDTNVVKHDTDQEEVSATVSNTEASLSTSNGKLLNEHASNVLVEHRSSPLAAKDIQVASEDHLADGCQNIESQNADVISKTDQERSQPLFADSPVNIEAQLKEDDIKVGTPVNQKKPREQNANTPPVQDHLEEAQGLLKTTNSTGQSKEARLARVCAGLSSRLQEYKSENAQLEELLIAERELSKSYEAHIKQLQKDLFLCKSEVTKVEANMVEALAAKNSEIEVLVNSMDALKKQAALSEGNLASLQASMESVMRNRELTETRMLQALREELASAERRAEEERAAHNATKMAAMEREVELEHQAVEASTALARIQRVADERTTKAAEFEQKLALLEVECASLNQELQNLVARARHGQKKSPEEANQMVQMQAWQEEVERARRGQRDAESKLSLLEAELQKMRVEMAAMKRDAEHYSRQEHMELEKRYRELTDLLYNKQTQLETMASEKAAAEFQLEKEIKRLQEAQVEVERSRVPRRASMSWEEDTEIKALEPLPLHHRHMAVASIQLQKVVKLLDSVSVRAIRFLWRYPAARIILLCYLVFVHLFLMYLLHRLQEQADNFADRELAESMGLKDSNLP
- the LOC107962729 gene encoding golgin candidate 1 isoform X8, with amino-acid sequence MASWFKVAEDLFEVVDRRAKLVASELSEEQSDSQPQAEKTKTRKKAQKKLPTTKSPKTSDAVREETSSEVLQSEEEVSATVSNTEASLSTSNGKLLNEHASNVLVEHRSSPLAAKDIQVASEDHLADGCQNIESQNADVISKTDQERSQPLFADSPVNIEAQLKEDDIKVGTPVNQKKPREQNANTPPVQDHLEEAQGLLKTTNSTGQSKEARLARVCAGLSSRLQEYKSENAQLEELLIAERELSKSYEAHIKQLQKDLFLCKSEVTKVEANMVEALAAKNSEIEVLVNSMDALKKQAALSEGNLASLQASMESVMRNRELTETRMLQALREELASAERRAEEERAAHNATKMAAMEREVELEHQAVEASTALARIQRVADERTTKAAEFEQKLALLEVECASLNQELQNLVARARHGQKKSPEEANQMVQMQAWQEEVERARRGQRDAESKLSLLEAELQKMRVEMAAMKRDAEHYSRQEHMELEKRYRELTDLLYNKQTQLETMASEKAAAEFQLEKEIKRLQEAQVEVERSRVPRRASMSWEEDTEIKALEPLPLHHRHMAVASIQLQKVVKLLDSVSVRAIRFLWRYPAARIILLCYLVFVHLFLMYLLHRLQEQADNFADRELAESMGLKDSNLP
- the LOC107962729 gene encoding golgin candidate 1 isoform X4, giving the protein MASWFKVAEDLFEVVDRRAKLVASELSEEQSDSQPQEKTKTRKKAQKKLPTTKSPKTSDAVREETSSEVLQSEVTLYKDKGTLSSKNEGNPSATSMVQISSELYSNSEKDNPGFPSPEPLDTNVVKHDTDQEEVSATVSNTEASLSTSNGKLLNEHASNVLVEHRSSPLAAKDIQVASEDHLADGCQNIESQNADVISKTDQERSQPLFADSPVNIEAQLKEDDIKVGTPVNQKKPREQNANTPPVQDHLEEAQGLLKTTNSTGQSKEARLARVCAGLSSRLQEYKSENAQLEELLIAERELSKSYEAHIKQLQKDLFLCKSEVTKVEANMVEALAAKNSEIEVLVNSMDALKKQAALSEGNLASLQASMESVMRNRELTETRMLQALREELASAERRAEEERAAHNATKMAAMEREVELEHQAVEASTALARIQRVADERTTKAAEFEQKLALLEVECASLNQELQNLVARARHGQKKSPEEANQMVQMQAWQEEVERARRGQRDAESKLSLLEAELQKMRVEMAAMKRDAEHYSRQEHMELEKRYRELTDLLYNKQTQLETMASEKAAAEFQLEKEIKRLQEAQVEVERSRVPRRASMSWEEDTEIKALEPLPLHHRHMAVASIQLQKVVKLLDSVSVRAIRFLWRYPAARIILLCYLVFVHLFLMYLLHRLQEQADNFADRELAESMGLKDSNLP
- the LOC107962729 gene encoding golgin candidate 1 isoform X5 → MASWFKVAEDLFEVVDRRAKLVASELSEEQSDSQPQGSSAEKTKTRKKAQKKLPTTKSPKTSDAVREETSSEVLQSEVTLYKDKGTLSSKNEGNPSATSMVQISSELYSNSEKDNPGFPSPEPLDTNVVKHDTDQEEVSATVSNTEASLSTSNGKLLNEHASNVLVEHRSSPLAAKDIQVASEDHLADGCQNIESQNADVISKTDQERSQPLFADSPVNIEAQLKEDDIKVGTPVNQKKPREQNANTPPVQDHLEEAQGLLKTTNSTGQSKEARLARVCAGLSSRLQEYKSENAQLEELLIAERELSKSYEAHIKQLQKDLFLCKSEVTKVEANMVEALAAKNSEIEVLVNSMDALKKQAALSEGNLASLQASMESVMRNRELTETRMLQALREELASAERRAEEERAAHNATKMAAMEREVELEHQAVEASTALARIQAWQEEVERARRGQRDAESKLSLLEAELQKMRVEMAAMKRDAEHYSRQEHMELEKRYRELTDLLYNKQTQLETMASEKAAAEFQLEKEIKRLQEAQVEVERSRVPRRASMSWEEDTEIKALEPLPLHHRHMAVASIQLQKVVKLLDSVSVRAIRFLWRYPAARIILLCYLVFVHLFLMYLLHRLQEQADNFADRELAESMGLKDSNLP
- the LOC107962729 gene encoding golgin candidate 1 isoform X6; translated protein: MASWFKVAEDLFEVVDRRAKLVASELSEEQSDSQPQGSSAEKTKTRKKAQKKLPTTKSPKTSDAVREETSSEVLQSEEEVSATVSNTEASLSTSNGKLLNEHASNVLVEHRSSPLAAKDIQVASEDHLADGCQNIESQNADVISKTDQERSQPLFADSPVNIEAQLKEDDIKVGTPVNQKKPREQNANTPPVQDHLEEAQGLLKTTNSTGQSKEARLARVCAGLSSRLQEYKSENAQLEELLIAERELSKSYEAHIKQLQKDLFLCKSEVTKVEANMVEALAAKNSEIEVLVNSMDALKKQAALSEGNLASLQASMESVMRNRELTETRMLQALREELASAERRAEEERAAHNATKMAAMEREVELEHQAVEASTALARIQRVADERTTKAAEFEQKLALLEVECASLNQELQNLVARARHGQKKSPEEANQMVQMQAWQEEVERARRGQRDAESKLSLLEAELQKMRVEMAAMKRDAEHYSRQEHMELEKRYRELTDLLYNKQTQLETMASEKAAAEFQLEKEIKRLQEAQVEVERSRVPRRASMSWEEDTEIKALEPLPLHHRHMAVASIQLQKVVKLLDSVSVRAIRFLWRYPAARIILLCYLVFVHLFLMYLLHRLQEQADNFADRELAESMGLKDSNLP
- the LOC107962729 gene encoding golgin candidate 1 isoform X7 encodes the protein MASWFKVAEDLFEVVDRRAKLVASELSEEQSDSQPQGSSAEKTKTRKKAQKKLPTTKSPKTSDAVREETSSEVLQSEEEVSATVSNTEASLSTSNGKLLNEHASNVLVEHRSSPLAAKDIQVASEDHLADGCQNIESQNADVISKTDQERSQPLFADSPVNIEAQLKEDDIKVGTPVNQKKPREQNANTPPVQDHLEEAQGLLKTTNSTGQSKEARLARVCAGLSSRLQEYKSENAQLEELLIAERELSKSYEAHIKQLQKDLFLCKSEVTKVEANMVEALAAKNSEIEVLVNSMDALKKQAALSEGNLASLQASMESVMRNRELTETRMLQALREELASAERRAEEERAAHNATKMAAMEREVELEHQAVEASTALARIQRVADERTTKAAEFEQKLALLEVECASLNQELQNLVARARHGQKKSPEEANQMVQAWQEEVERARRGQRDAESKLSLLEAELQKMRVEMAAMKRDAEHYSRQEHMELEKRYRELTDLLYNKQTQLETMASEKAAAEFQLEKEIKRLQEAQVEVERSRVPRRASMSWEEDTEIKALEPLPLHHRHMAVASIQLQKVVKLLDSVSVRAIRFLWRYPAARIILLCYLVFVHLFLMYLLHRLQEQADNFADRELAESMGLKDSNLP
- the LOC107962729 gene encoding golgin candidate 1 isoform X3; the protein is MASWFKVAEDLFEVVDRRAKLVASELSEEQSDSQPQAEKTKTRKKAQKKLPTTKSPKTSDAVREETSSEVLQSEVTLYKDKGTLSSKNEGNPSATSMVQISSELYSNSEKDNPGFPSPEPLDTNVVKHDTDQEEVSATVSNTEASLSTSNGKLLNEHASNVLVEHRSSPLAAKDIQVASEDHLADGCQNIESQNADVISKTDQERSQPLFADSPVNIEAQLKEDDIKVGTPVNQKKPREQNANTPPVQDHLEEAQGLLKTTNSTGQSKEARLARVCAGLSSRLQEYKSENAQLEELLIAERELSKSYEAHIKQLQKDLFLCKSEVTKVEANMVEALAAKNSEIEVLVNSMDALKKQAALSEGNLASLQASMESVMRNRELTETRMLQALREELASAERRAEEERAAHNATKMAAMEREVELEHQAVEASTALARIQRVADERTTKAAEFEQKLALLEVECASLNQELQNLVARARHGQKKSPEEANQMVQMQAWQEEVERARRGQRDAESKLSLLEAELQKMRVEMAAMKRDAEHYSRQEHMELEKRYRELTDLLYNKQTQLETMASEKAAAEFQLEKEIKRLQEAQVEVERSRVPRRASMSWEEDTEIKALEPLPLHHRHMAVASIQLQKVVKLLDSVSVRAIRFLWRYPAARIILLCYLVFVHLFLMYLLHRLQEQADNFADRELAESMGLKDSNLP
- the LOC107962729 gene encoding golgin candidate 1 isoform X2 yields the protein MASWFKVAEDLFEVVDRRAKLVASELSEEQSDSQPQGSSAEKTKTRKKAQKKLPTTKSPKTSDAVREETSSEVLQSEVTLYKDKGTLSSKNEGNPSATSMVQISSELYSNSEKDNPGFPSPEPLDTNVVKHDTDQEEVSATVSNTEASLSTSNGKLLNEHASNVLVEHRSSPLAAKDIQVASEDHLADGCQNIESQNADVISKTDQERSQPLFADSPVNIEAQLKEDDIKVGTPVNQKKPREQNANTPPVQDHLEEAQGLLKTTNSTGQSKEARLARVCAGLSSRLQEYKSENAQLEELLIAERELSKSYEAHIKQLQKDLFLCKSEVTKVEANMVEALAAKNSEIEVLVNSMDALKKQAALSEGNLASLQASMESVMRNRELTETRMLQALREELASAERRAEEERAAHNATKMAAMEREVELEHQAVEASTALARIQRVADERTTKAAEFEQKLALLEVECASLNQELQNLVARARHGQKKSPEEANQMVQAWQEEVERARRGQRDAESKLSLLEAELQKMRVEMAAMKRDAEHYSRQEHMELEKRYRELTDLLYNKQTQLETMASEKAAAEFQLEKEIKRLQEAQVEVERSRVPRRASMSWEEDTEIKALEPLPLHHRHMAVASIQLQKVVKLLDSVSVRAIRFLWRYPAARIILLCYLVFVHLFLMYLLHRLQEQADNFADRELAESMGLKDSNLP